Proteins co-encoded in one Setaria viridis chromosome 9, Setaria_viridis_v4.0, whole genome shotgun sequence genomic window:
- the LOC117839976 gene encoding protein FATTY ACID EXPORT 5 gives MHDFCFTIPYGFAVLAGGVLGYLRRGSTASLAGGAGAGALLLLAGFVSLKAFEKRRNSYLALALETLCAFALTYVMGQRYLETSKVMPAGVVAGLSALMSAFYLFKIATGGNHIPPKKE, from the exons ATGCACGACTTCTGCTTCACGATCCCCTACGGGTTCGCCGTgctggccggcggcgtgctGGGCTACCTCCGCCGCGGCAGCACTGCCTCCCTcgcggggggcgccggcgccggcgcgctcctcctcctcgcgggGTTCGTCAGCCTCAAGGCCTTCGAGAAGCGGCGCAACTCCTACCTCGCCCTCGCGCTCGAGACCC TCTGTGCATTCGCCCTGACCTACGTTATGGGGCAGAGATACCTAGAAACTTCAAAGGTAATGCCAGCTGGTGTTGTTGCTGGTCTCAG CGCCTTGATGTCTGCATTCTATCTATTCAAGATTGCAACCGGTGGCAACCACATCCCACCAAAGAAAGAGTAA
- the LOC117840764 gene encoding uncharacterized protein, whose translation MAAASQSDAPRREPGQRRPMCGVCTKPIRLCLCGRLRSPPVDTAVGVTVLQHAMEAHHPLNSTRVARLGLLNLAVAQVTDVNHRAHFILTTLETGSAAAPGLGCDPVTARSGNLAFPRDGTCGKSDEVGASCDSEDSGLYSSGDLGVEDINFVGEVGSPGWAHNGAGSFGFKKVKSDGQPADLDRPSSGANQVGNSVVDSVNGESNHISEGMVNDCNGIGVEKVEVGADLGQDWTMKSMDKCTIAFTEKELRIDIERGVKPKIRWLSRGPLGEAAVSNGFVVTKIQMKKCKLTGEITEFEEFSITIPPKSALLFPCQRAISIDASGCQVQHLIVLDGTWAKAQRMYHENPWLQLLPHVKLESDRVSLYSEVRHEPRAGCLSTIESIVVAMKKLGEDSKELDDLLDVFESMIADQRRCKDENVKQKLKS comes from the coding sequence ATGGCAGCGGCGAGCCAGAGTGACGCGCCTCGGCGGGAGCCCGGCCAGCGCCGCCCCATGTGCGGCGTCTGCACGAAGCCCATCCGCCTCTGCCTCTgcggccgcctccgctcccctccGGTGGACACCGCCGTCGGCGTCACCGTGCTGCAGCACGCGATGGAGGCCCACCACCCGCTCAACTCCACCCGTGTCGCGCGCCTCGGCCTCCTtaacctcgccgtcgcccaggtCACCGACGTCAACCACCGCGCCCACTTCATCCTCACCACGCTCGAAACCggcagcgccgcggcgccgggtCTTGGATGCGATCCTGTAACCGCCCGTTCCGGAAATCTTGCATTTCCTCGTGATGGGACTTGTGGGAAATCAGATGAAGTTGGCGCGAGCTGCGATTCTGAGGATTCAGGGTTGTATTCCTCTGGTGATTTGGGTGTTGAAGACATCAATTTTGTTGGAGAGGTTGGTTCTCCTGGTTGGGCCCACAATGGTGCTGGTAGTTTTGGATTCAAGAAGGTGAAGAGTGATGGGCAACCTGCAGATCTGGATAGGCCTAGCTCTGGAGCTAACCAGGTAGGGAACTCTGTTGTTGATTCTGTTAATGGTGAAAGCAATCATATAAGTGAGGGGATGGTCAATGATTGCAATGGTATAGGTGTAGAAAAAGTTGAAGTTGGTGCTGATCTTGGGCAAGATTGGACCATGAAGAGCATGGATAAGTGCACTATTGCATTCACAGAGAAGGAACTAAGGATCGATATTGAGCGTGGTGTGAAACCAAAAATCAGATGGTTATCAAGAGGCCCGCTTGGTGAAGCAGCTGTCTCAAATGGTTTTGTTGTCACAAAGATACAAATGAAGAAGTGTAAACTCACTGGAGAAATAACAGAGTTTGAGGAATTTTCAATTACCATACCGCCAAAATCAGCTCTGCTGTTTCCATGTCAGCGGGCAATCAGCATAGATGCTTCAGGTTGTCAGGTGCAGCATCTGATTGTGTTGGATGGCACTTGGGCAAAGGCACAAAGGATGTACCATGAGAATCCATGGTTACAACTTCTGCCACATGTGAAGCTCGAGTCAGATAGGGTTAGCTTGTATAGTGAGGTGAGGCATGAGCCAAGGGCTGGGTGCTTGTCTACCATTGAGAGCATAGTTGTTGCCATGAAGAAATTGGGAGAGGATTCAAAGGAATTGGATGATCTCCTGGATGTTTTTGAGTCGATGATTGCTGATCAGCGGCGATGCAAGGATGAGAATGTGAAGCAAAAGCTGAAGTCCTAA
- the LOC117839974 gene encoding molybdate transporter 1, producing MATTVTPDPEAALAGDKEPRGPRSLLLRARDNLAFRSVWSELNGAMGDLGTYIPIVLSLALASHLDLGTTLIFTGIYNAVTGLIYGVPMPVQPMKAIAATALSDPSFGIPEVMAAGILTAAFVLLLGVTRLMQLVYWFVPLPVVRGIQLAQGLNFAMAAVKYIRYEQNLGKGKSSGRRPWTGLDGLILAIAAICFILLVNGAGSESSRRSSSNSSTVQDQGHGQGGDRDTHRQSQEEGERQEEERDESGRWRSMIRRAAPAIPSAVIVFVLGVAFAVARHPAAVRELRAGPSRMRVVRISREAWRQGFLKGAVPQIPLSVLNSVVAVCKLTRDLFPEKAAAASATSVSVTMGAMNLVGCWFGAMPCCHGAGGLAGQYRFGGRSGGCVAALGALKLALGLALGGSMLRVLVAFPVGLLGVLLLFAGVELAVVARDMSSKAEAFVMLLCAAVSLVGSSAALGFLCGMVAHGLLMLRAWAMGFRLS from the coding sequence ATGGCTACCACCGTGACCCCTGACCCGGAAGCGGCGCTCGCCGGCGATAAGGAGCCGAGGGGGCCAAGGTCCTTGCTTTTGCGCGCGCGCGACAACCTGGCGTTCCGGTCGGTGTGGTCGGAGCTCAACGGCGCCATGGGCGACCTGGGCACCTACATCCCCATCGTGCTGTCGCTGGCGCTGGCCAGCCACCTCGACCTCGGCACCACCCTCATCTTCACGGGCATCTACAACGCCGTCACCGGCCTCATCTACGGCGTGCCCATGCCCGTGCAGCCGATGAAGgccatcgccgccaccgcgctcTCCGACCCCTCGTTCGGCATCCCCGAGGTCATGGCCGCCGGCATCCTCACCGCCGCCTTCGTCCTCTTACTCGGCGTCACGCGGCTGATGCAGCTCGTCTACTGGTTCGTCCCGCTCCCCGTCGTGCGCGGCATCCAGCTCGCGCAGGGGCTCAACTTCGCCATGGCGGCGGTCAAGTACATCCGCTACGAGCAGAACCTCGGCAAGGGCAagtcctccggccgccgcccctggaCCGGCCTCGACGGCCTCATCCTGGCCATCGCAGCCATCTGCTTCATCCTCCTCGTCAACGGCGCAGGATCCGAGagcagccgccgcagcagcagcaatagcAGCACCGTCCAAGATCAAGGCCATGGCCAAGGAGGAGACAGAGACACACATCGCCAaagccaagaagaaggagagcgccaagaagaagagagggacGAATCAGGTCGCTGGCGCTCCATGATtaggcgcgcggcgccggcgatccCGTCGGCGGTGATCGTGTTCGTGCTGGGCGTGGCGTTCGCCGTGGCGCGGCACCCGGCGGCGGTCCGTGAGCTGCGCGCGGGGCCATCGCGGATGCGCGTGGTGCGCATCTCGCGTGAGGCGTGGAGGCAGGGGTTCCTCAAGGGCGCCGTGCCGCAGATCCCGCTGTCCGTGCTCAACTCCGTGGTGGCGGTGTGCAAGCTGACGCGCGACCTGTTcccggagaaggcggcggcggcgtcggcgacgtcggTGTCGGTGACGATGGGCGCCATGAACCTGGTGGGGTGCTGGTTCGGGGCCATGCCGTGCtgccacggcgccggcgggctgGCGGGGCAGTACAGGTTCGGCGGGCGCAGCGGCGGGTGCGTAGCGGCGCTGGGCGCGCTGAAGCTGGCGCTGGGGCTCGCGCTGGGGGGATCCATGCTGCGCGTGCTGGTGGCGTTCCCCGTCGGGCTCCTCGGCGTGCTGCTGCTCTTCGCCGGCGTCGAGCTCGCCGTCGTGGCCAGGGACATGTCCTCAAAGGCGGAGGCGTTCGTCATGCTGCTCTGCGCCGCCGTGTCGCTCGTCGGATCCAGCGCCGCGCTGGGATTCCTCTGCGGCATGGTCGCGCACGGCCTGCTCATGCTCAGGGCCTGGGCGATGGGGTTCAGGCTGAGCTAG